A genomic region of Herbaspirillum sp. DW155 contains the following coding sequences:
- the pelF gene encoding GT4 family glycosyltransferase PelF, translating to MLLLEGTFPYVSGGVSSWVNQIIKGFPEIRFGLCFIGSRPEDYGTPKYALPDNVVHLETHFIHEHLSATQVVRSRGDAEAFERVDELHAMFRAYDRTDASSHQALVNQLGELIPLMADGGKMDQDTFLFSKRSWDYLASQYRIFCTDPSFVDYFWTVRIMHQPVWTLARVARQLIPARCYHTISTGYAGFLGALMKMQTGRPLILSEHGIYTKERKIDLFQSEWIRDNRNVFEKDASQIPYFREMWIRFFEALGRLCYQASNEIVALYETNRLRQVQDGAPAERTRNIPNGIDLPRLSKLRALRSEKIPPVLCLLGRVVPIKDVKTFIRAMRTVVNQYPEAEAWIAGPEDEDPAYAGECHAIAEGLGLSEKVRFLGFQKIDELMPKIGLVVLSSISEALPLVLLEGFAAGVPAVATDVGSCRQLIHGLTEEDKALGAAGDVVGIAQPQALADAALALLTDPARWYAAQAAGIARVERYYTQDMMFGAYRELYQRSLQSGQDTDAASGQPLRCPVRH from the coding sequence ATGCTGCTGCTCGAAGGTACTTTCCCCTATGTCAGCGGTGGCGTCTCCAGCTGGGTCAACCAGATCATCAAGGGCTTTCCCGAGATCCGTTTCGGCCTGTGCTTCATCGGCAGCCGGCCGGAGGACTACGGCACGCCCAAGTATGCGTTGCCGGACAACGTGGTCCATCTCGAAACCCACTTCATCCACGAACATCTCTCGGCCACGCAAGTGGTCCGCTCGCGCGGCGATGCCGAAGCGTTCGAGCGTGTGGACGAACTGCATGCCATGTTTCGTGCCTACGACCGTACCGATGCCTCCTCCCATCAGGCCCTGGTGAACCAGCTGGGCGAGCTGATACCGCTGATGGCCGATGGCGGCAAGATGGACCAGGACACCTTCCTCTTCAGCAAACGTTCCTGGGACTATCTGGCTTCGCAATACCGCATCTTCTGTACCGACCCGTCCTTCGTGGATTACTTCTGGACCGTGCGCATCATGCACCAGCCGGTGTGGACGCTGGCCCGCGTGGCGCGCCAGCTGATCCCGGCACGCTGCTACCACACCATCTCCACCGGTTATGCGGGTTTCCTCGGGGCGCTGATGAAGATGCAGACCGGCCGTCCGCTGATCCTCTCCGAGCACGGCATCTACACCAAGGAACGCAAGATCGACCTGTTCCAGAGCGAATGGATCCGCGACAACCGCAACGTCTTTGAAAAGGATGCCTCGCAGATCCCTTACTTCCGCGAGATGTGGATTCGTTTCTTCGAGGCCCTGGGCCGGCTGTGCTATCAGGCTTCCAACGAGATCGTCGCGCTCTACGAGACCAACCGCCTGCGCCAGGTGCAGGACGGCGCGCCGGCCGAGCGTACCCGCAACATCCCCAATGGCATCGACCTGCCGCGCCTGTCGAAGCTGCGCGCCTTGCGCAGCGAGAAGATTCCGCCGGTGCTCTGTCTGCTGGGCCGGGTGGTGCCGATCAAGGACGTCAAGACCTTCATCCGCGCCATGCGTACCGTGGTCAACCAGTATCCCGAGGCCGAAGCCTGGATCGCCGGGCCCGAGGACGAAGACCCGGCCTATGCCGGCGAATGCCACGCCATCGCCGAGGGTCTCGGCCTGAGCGAGAAGGTCAGGTTCCTGGGCTTCCAGAAGATCGATGAACTCATGCCCAAGATCGGACTGGTAGTGCTCTCCAGCATTAGTGAGGCCTTGCCGCTGGTGCTGCTGGAAGGCTTTGCTGCGGGTGTGCCGGCCGTGGCTACCGACGTGGGGTCGTGTCGACAGCTGATTCATGGTCTCACTGAAGAAGACAAGGCGCTCGGTGCCGCCGGTGATGTGGTGGGCATCGCCCAGCCGCAGGCGCTGGCCGATGCGGCCCTGGCACTGCTGACCGATCCGGCGCGCTGGTATGCCGCCCAGGCCGCAGGCATCGCACGCGTGGAGCGCTACTACACCCAGGACATGATGTTTGGCGCCTACCGCGAGCTGTACCAGCGTTCGCTGCAGAGCGGCCAGGACACCGACGCCGCATCCGGCCAGCCGCTGCGCTGCCCGGTGCGGCACTGA
- a CDS encoding PelD GGDEF domain-containing protein, with the protein MNDRQRRTSASPPARPWAASPRPAATAAQKRQKFWARMFTRFDTDSGSPRKAALRIVETIALVAAALAVAWWLAPEDPFGLNAQFPWLWLMPAILAMRYGSTLGVVAVATMLGGWYLLMHGSHEDAAQAVVSAARAFPQAYFLGGLILTLLCGQFAEVWNARSRRLRGVNAYLEERLTMLTKNHFLLRLSHERLEQDLLSKPLTLRESLDRMRALTLTQYLLDPARMPAPDAFLQILVQSCQVESASVFACDAQGHVLPEPAASVGKVTPLEIEDPLVRYCREQQKLGHIQTESLNQNLRNQSRYLVCAPLRNYEGRQFGLLVVEKLPFLALNEDTLQLMSVLIDYYADGIEMGDSARAILQQLPTCPPELAVDLVRLHRLKRSTDIDSSLVALVFGDDELSRDMYDQIRRLKRAADVVWTYKAGGRNVLMTLLPLAGPAAVDGYLMRIEAASHAQFDNKSLANFAAAHTAALGSDEPMRLLINLVERCAA; encoded by the coding sequence GTGAACGATCGCCAACGGCGCACCTCCGCATCGCCGCCCGCCCGGCCGTGGGCGGCCAGTCCTCGTCCGGCCGCCACGGCAGCGCAGAAGCGTCAGAAGTTCTGGGCGCGCATGTTCACGCGTTTTGATACTGACAGCGGTTCACCGCGCAAGGCGGCCCTGCGCATCGTTGAGACCATTGCCCTGGTGGCGGCAGCGCTGGCGGTGGCCTGGTGGCTGGCACCGGAAGATCCCTTCGGCCTGAATGCGCAGTTCCCCTGGCTGTGGCTGATGCCGGCCATCCTGGCCATGCGCTATGGCAGCACGCTGGGTGTGGTGGCGGTGGCCACCATGCTGGGCGGCTGGTACCTGCTCATGCATGGCAGTCACGAGGATGCGGCCCAGGCCGTGGTGTCGGCGGCGCGGGCGTTTCCGCAAGCGTATTTCCTGGGCGGTCTGATATTGACGCTGCTGTGCGGCCAGTTCGCCGAGGTCTGGAATGCGCGCAGCCGCCGTCTGCGCGGGGTCAACGCCTATCTGGAAGAGCGCCTGACCATGCTCACCAAGAATCACTTCCTGCTGCGTCTGTCCCATGAGCGGCTGGAGCAGGATCTGCTCTCCAAGCCACTGACCCTGCGCGAATCGTTGGACCGCATGCGTGCGCTGACGCTCACGCAATACCTGCTGGACCCGGCCCGCATGCCGGCGCCGGATGCGTTCTTGCAGATCCTGGTGCAGAGCTGCCAGGTGGAGTCGGCCTCGGTATTCGCCTGCGATGCACAGGGCCATGTACTGCCGGAGCCTGCGGCCAGTGTGGGCAAGGTCACACCGCTGGAGATCGAGGATCCTCTGGTGCGCTATTGCCGGGAACAGCAGAAGCTGGGCCACATCCAGACCGAGAGCCTGAACCAGAACCTGCGCAACCAGAGCCGCTATCTGGTGTGCGCGCCGCTGCGCAACTACGAGGGTCGCCAGTTCGGTCTGCTGGTGGTGGAGAAGCTGCCCTTCCTGGCGCTGAACGAAGACACGCTGCAACTCATGTCGGTGCTCATCGACTACTATGCCGATGGCATCGAGATGGGCGACAGCGCCCGTGCCATCCTGCAGCAGCTGCCGACCTGCCCGCCCGAACTGGCGGTGGACCTGGTGCGCCTGCATCGCCTCAAGCGCAGCACCGACATCGATTCTTCGCTGGTGGCGCTGGTGTTCGGCGACGACGAACTCTCGCGTGACATGTACGACCAGATCCGCCGCTTGAAGCGCGCTGCCGATGTGGTCTGGACCTACAAGGCAGGCGGACGCAACGTGTTGATGACACTGCTGCCACTGGCCGGACCGGCAGCGGTGGATGGCTACCTGATGCGTATCGAGGCCGCCTCCCACGCCCAGTTCGACAACAAGTCCCTGGCCAACTTCGCCGCTGCCCACACCGCTGCGCTGGGCAGCGATGAGCCGATGCGCCTGCTGATCAATCTGGTGGAACGCTGTGCTGCTTAA
- a CDS encoding penicillin-binding protein activator LpoB, with amino-acid sequence MTTKIRSLLFKLGSVAALALSLAACSTTDIGQAPSIAADARWGLLPFANHTETPQAGLRAESISESILRADGLTELRRYPASLNNETLFEPMDRKQFDAALDWARSENIAYALSGTVDEWRYKVGIDGEPAVGMTLQLIEVSSGRVVWAAAGARSGWSREALSAVAQKLMRSLLSPLRSLARTAAAINAGSASAAEALPASANPEQQRP; translated from the coding sequence ATGACAACCAAGATCCGCTCCCTTCTCTTCAAACTCGGCAGCGTTGCAGCCCTGGCCCTGAGCCTGGCCGCCTGCTCCACCACCGACATCGGCCAGGCGCCGTCGATCGCCGCCGATGCACGCTGGGGCTTGCTGCCCTTTGCCAATCACACCGAGACGCCACAGGCCGGACTGCGCGCTGAATCGATCTCGGAAAGCATCCTGCGGGCCGACGGCCTGACCGAGCTGCGCCGCTATCCGGCCTCGCTCAACAATGAAACCCTGTTCGAACCGATGGACCGCAAGCAGTTCGATGCCGCCCTCGACTGGGCGCGCAGCGAAAACATCGCCTATGCGCTGTCCGGCACGGTCGATGAATGGCGCTACAAGGTGGGTATCGATGGCGAACCGGCGGTGGGCATGACCCTGCAACTGATCGAAGTCTCCAGTGGCCGGGTGGTCTGGGCCGCTGCCGGCGCCAGGAGCGGCTGGAGCCGCGAAGCCCTGTCGGCGGTGGCGCAGAAGTTGATGCGCAGCCTGCTCTCGCCCCTGCGTTCGCTGGCCCGGACAGCGGCGGCGATCAACGCGGGATCGGCGAGCGCGGCGGAGGCCCTGCCCGCAAGTGCCAACCCCGAGCAGCAGCGCCCCTGA